The following are from one region of the Leptospira neocaledonica genome:
- a CDS encoding M48 family metallopeptidase yields the protein MKDKLYDGKTAIPFQGDLVPEQDRLVFLSEQKSFSFQYSDILNLDPVGREFRLEIRNPENPAYSFVIVFYSKESYSSILAGRKSQKKFPLLDIWQNTNFAIKIGALALTTFLAFSVYNAGLSYAYFFVPTSYDKKQSEVMSEWVRDYFPECSSPSLKSTMKKISKKLKDVDDPFDYDIIVIDDEVFNAFAMPGGTIVVFTELLKKTETPEELAGVLAHEMAHIHKRHGVRRQIRSAGNVVLLSLGIGSGFEGVDMLENMDSLYEVLSVTIYDQKFSREYESEADEVALEKLKKSNLTGEGFLNFFKRIQEEYEVPEEGEGEKDTVKIPDFLSSHPATEDRIEYVKNIISHPEYPKGKLGISNKEWNRIQKLCSPVKPRKEFKNPLGL from the coding sequence ATGAAAGATAAACTATACGATGGAAAAACCGCGATCCCTTTTCAAGGGGATCTGGTTCCGGAACAAGACAGACTAGTATTTCTTTCGGAACAGAAATCCTTTAGTTTTCAATATTCTGATATTCTAAACTTGGATCCCGTTGGTAGGGAATTTAGATTAGAAATCAGGAATCCGGAAAATCCTGCCTATAGTTTTGTGATCGTATTTTATTCGAAGGAAAGTTATAGTTCTATCCTTGCTGGCAGAAAGTCTCAAAAAAAATTTCCACTTTTAGATATTTGGCAGAATACGAACTTCGCAATTAAGATCGGAGCCTTGGCGCTGACTACATTCTTGGCTTTTTCCGTTTATAATGCGGGGCTTTCTTATGCATATTTTTTTGTCCCGACTAGTTACGATAAAAAACAATCCGAAGTAATGTCTGAATGGGTTCGAGATTATTTTCCCGAATGTTCTTCTCCCAGTTTAAAATCAACTATGAAGAAGATCAGCAAAAAGCTGAAGGATGTAGACGATCCATTTGATTACGATATTATTGTAATCGATGACGAGGTATTTAACGCTTTTGCAATGCCGGGCGGCACAATCGTCGTTTTTACTGAACTACTGAAAAAGACGGAAACTCCTGAAGAGCTAGCCGGGGTGCTAGCTCATGAGATGGCCCATATTCATAAAAGACATGGGGTTCGGAGACAGATCCGTTCCGCAGGAAATGTAGTATTATTATCTTTGGGGATTGGTTCAGGATTCGAAGGGGTGGATATGTTGGAAAACATGGATTCTCTTTACGAAGTCTTGAGTGTCACCATATACGACCAAAAATTCTCCAGAGAATATGAGTCAGAAGCAGACGAAGTCGCGTTGGAGAAATTAAAAAAATCGAATTTAACAGGAGAAGGATTCCTAAACTTTTTTAAAAGGATCCAAGAAGAATACGAAGTTCCTGAAGAAGGGGAAGGAGAGAAGGATACGGTAAAGATCCCGGACTTTTTAAGTTCTCACCCTGCTACAGAAGATAGAATTGAATATGTGAAAAATATAATTTCTCATCCCGAATATCCTAAAGGAAAATTAGGAATTTCGAATAAAGAATGGAACCGTATTCAAAAACTTTGTTCTCCTGTGAAACCTAGAAAAGAATTTAAAAATCCTTTAGGATTGTGA
- a CDS encoding alpha/beta hydrolase — MKFKNKIIFFLFSIFLFFSCTRYAVITEETFKNQTANIASNVYLTNFLKHSSDYPPVLLLDPILVNKKSLYLGDYNGLIGVLSGNGFSVFLLHFEVYPGLDLKEVGEKLIPQAVSQVQGLSNRKDYILGGVSVGGQAILHYIRSKKDPAISKVFFLGTGMDYKYNDSFIDDMKKEKRFGTDLSNSCKNKDSFCSRFISLDEDNPTTLYLYQTLWNYLPSLEENPKVWADFELMDFPTLFVAGKLDNIATSESIHPVYRRKRGFTQFLEVGRDNGGKIDYDHLSLFAHESAPSDIYQKIADWLAKKKGE; from the coding sequence ATGAAATTCAAAAATAAAATCATATTCTTCTTATTTTCCATTTTTCTGTTTTTTTCCTGCACTCGATATGCGGTAATCACGGAAGAAACTTTTAAAAATCAAACTGCAAATATAGCGTCTAATGTATATCTCACCAATTTTTTAAAACATAGCTCGGATTATCCGCCAGTTCTACTTTTGGATCCTATCCTTGTGAATAAAAAGTCTTTATATCTCGGAGATTATAACGGGCTTATCGGAGTTTTAAGCGGAAATGGATTCTCCGTATTCCTTTTGCATTTCGAAGTATATCCCGGATTAGATTTGAAAGAGGTGGGAGAAAAATTGATCCCGCAAGCAGTCTCTCAAGTCCAAGGCCTAAGTAATCGTAAGGATTATATTTTAGGAGGGGTCTCAGTAGGAGGCCAGGCAATTCTTCATTATATCCGATCCAAAAAAGATCCTGCGATCTCCAAAGTTTTCTTTTTAGGAACAGGAATGGATTATAAGTACAACGATAGTTTCATTGATGATATGAAAAAAGAGAAACGATTCGGTACAGACCTTTCCAATTCCTGCAAGAATAAGGATAGTTTCTGCTCTAGATTTATTTCCTTGGACGAAGACAACCCTACCACTTTATATCTTTACCAAACATTGTGGAACTATCTTCCTTCACTGGAAGAAAATCCGAAAGTTTGGGCCGACTTCGAGTTAATGGATTTTCCGACTCTATTTGTAGCAGGCAAGTTAGACAATATCGCAACTTCCGAATCGATCCATCCGGTCTATCGCAGAAAAAGAGGATTTACTCAGTTCCTTGAAGTAGGGCGCGACAATGGAGGAAAGATAGACTACGATCATCTTTCCTTATTCGCACACGAATCCGCTCCTTCCGATATCTATCAGAAAATAGCGGATTGGTTAGCTAAGAAGAAGGGAGAGTAA
- a CDS encoding alpha/beta hydrolase, whose product MLRFLFAFFVCVPLIVSCSANIALKGEILHPKTSDGWDLTLEHFPPLQGTSQKKYPVILCHGFIANRIYLKINEKSSIVAHLQKEGYDVWLLELRGKQEAGSPSLFWGDKTFDYSIDDYIKQDADAAIQYVLKTTGKDKVNWIGHSMGGMLQYARLGSLGENRVANFVAIGSPAIMDPPSDALKLWSSFTWLMNLWPAVPTETWSGVRGGTGLPIFPKRSFEEVFWHAPNIDPKIVSGVFTDSIATVSKREARQMDKIVETGQFRSEDGKLIYSQSFGNIKIPVLLVAGRRDKLGFAYSLRYVYDQLGSADKTLFVLSKGKGFSEDYGHTDLVVGKKADDEVFPTIIHWLNKRN is encoded by the coding sequence ATGCTTCGTTTTCTTTTCGCATTCTTCGTATGCGTACCGCTAATCGTTTCTTGTTCCGCGAATATCGCGCTAAAGGGAGAGATCCTGCATCCTAAAACCTCCGACGGTTGGGATCTGACTCTAGAACATTTTCCTCCTTTGCAGGGTACTTCTCAAAAAAAATATCCTGTGATACTTTGTCACGGATTCATAGCGAATCGTATCTATCTTAAGATCAACGAAAAGTCGTCTATTGTAGCTCATCTTCAAAAAGAAGGTTATGATGTTTGGCTTTTGGAGTTGAGAGGAAAACAAGAAGCTGGGTCTCCTTCTTTATTCTGGGGAGATAAAACTTTTGATTATTCTATCGATGATTATATAAAACAAGATGCGGATGCAGCGATCCAATACGTTCTCAAAACAACCGGCAAGGATAAGGTGAACTGGATCGGCCATAGTATGGGAGGAATGCTCCAATACGCGAGACTCGGAAGTTTAGGAGAGAACAGAGTAGCGAATTTTGTGGCGATAGGTTCTCCTGCGATCATGGATCCTCCATCTGATGCTTTAAAATTATGGTCTAGTTTTACTTGGCTCATGAATCTTTGGCCTGCCGTTCCGACGGAAACCTGGTCGGGTGTCAGAGGAGGAACGGGACTCCCTATTTTTCCCAAAAGAAGTTTCGAAGAAGTTTTTTGGCACGCGCCGAATATAGATCCTAAAATTGTATCTGGTGTCTTTACGGATTCCATAGCTACGGTTTCCAAGAGAGAAGCAAGGCAGATGGATAAGATCGTAGAAACAGGACAATTCCGTTCCGAAGACGGCAAACTGATCTATTCACAAAGTTTTGGGAATATCAAAATCCCAGTATTACTCGTCGCAGGTAGAAGGGACAAATTGGGATTCGCATACTCTCTCAGATATGTTTACGACCAGTTAGGATCTGCTGATAAAACTTTATTCGTACTTTCTAAAGGGAAAGGTTTTTCGGAAGACTATGGTCATACCGACCTAGTTGTAGGAAAGAAGGCAGATGACGAAGTATTCCCGACGATCATCCATTGGTTGAACAAAAGAAATTAA
- a CDS encoding fatty acid desaturase CarF family protein, whose amino-acid sequence MNFLKILFPSPFKIHRLVEVLSILLFLVFSGLCLYEFGILSLSVLQDSPWIFLFELVALLFSAYITADFLSGIVHFLGDSFGNEFTPYIGPAFIFPFRDHHVDPKGITRHDFIETNGNNCLISLPILLYCFFAPLESGKFPWARTFWILVLVGIFFTNQIHKWAHQDEPNKFIRYMQKKRWILSPEHHKIHHTAPYDTYFCITTGWWNPLLHKIGFFPGVKKSVNSFLSLLRIG is encoded by the coding sequence ATGAACTTCCTGAAAATTTTGTTCCCTTCTCCTTTTAAGATCCATAGACTCGTGGAAGTTCTAAGTATACTTTTGTTCCTAGTTTTTTCCGGGCTATGTTTGTATGAGTTTGGAATATTATCGTTGTCGGTTCTGCAGGATTCTCCATGGATTTTCTTATTCGAACTTGTAGCTCTCTTATTCTCAGCTTATATTACCGCTGATTTTCTTTCAGGCATTGTTCATTTTTTAGGAGATAGTTTCGGGAACGAATTTACTCCTTATATAGGTCCTGCTTTTATTTTTCCATTTCGTGATCATCATGTGGATCCTAAAGGAATCACCCGACATGATTTCATAGAGACTAACGGAAACAATTGTCTAATCTCTCTTCCTATTCTCCTGTACTGTTTTTTTGCTCCTTTAGAGAGCGGAAAATTCCCTTGGGCGAGAACATTTTGGATTCTAGTTCTCGTCGGGATCTTTTTTACGAACCAAATCCACAAATGGGCCCATCAAGATGAGCCTAACAAGTTCATTCGATATATGCAAAAAAAGCGTTGGATACTTTCACCGGAGCATCATAAAATACATCATACGGCTCCATACGATACGTATTTTTGTATTACCACAGGTTGGTGGAATCCGCTACTTCATAAGATCGGATTTTTTCCGGGTGTGAAGAAGTCGGTAAACTCCTTTCTAAGTCTTCTCCGTATCGGATAA
- a CDS encoding PAS domain-containing sensor histidine kinase, with product MILRRLKRLIYPPLSADPEKDVSIKLLYGLMYVTFAVAVSYRIIHPLISEKPKNVYYSFYLIPSAVILCHLLAKSGRVKLGAHIMIFLQWLALCIVSMREGGVYATSFSQFMIIIVLASLILGQVGALFYTLLSFSTGLLSIYLKSKGMIPAPNYPVGEWSAFIGNSVGIFMAWILMKFGLSGLSKIREELSRAQIDAKLGGITLNLETKEVTLSKEYRIMLGDKTAKESTTILMDQFLERYVDGDNKEKIVSELAEGAKHFNDPSYSTEFIFRTKGDDGKTRYILAKGKYKDSVIGYGTGQDITEKHIAGEEIKASQELFSKVFKLSPYATSISNYEDGKYVDINDGFTELLGYTREEVIGRTSVELGIWLSSDEREHFKEKIKKDGFLYNEEVTFRAKDGRYIQVEFSTRFTVIDGEKRMINMVKDISSKKEAAELRILNNEISSQNELIAKQKAELESTLEYLQKTQNQLILSEKMASLGQLVAGIAHEINNPIGVIRAANESVKNHFDRVLDRMQEAASVLENLGNEAKLEFQTLLKKGRAYQEIIPPKVVRAKTKILESRLKELGISESRNIAEGLIEAGLEEALEDFPKLFIGEKIQHIIQYALDEIQASRSSKLVDMSVDRTSKIVYALKNFSHFSNGGPKAPVDIRESIDTVLTIYQNQLKSGIEIIKEYEAGIPIVPGYSDDLLHVWTNLIYNAAQAMAFKGILKINVGAGGGKDHICIKISDNGPGIPESIQERIFEPFFTTKAPGEGSGLGLDIVKRIVENHGGSIGFETSPKGTAFLVILPQ from the coding sequence ATGATTCTACGACGTCTTAAAAGATTGATTTATCCTCCATTATCAGCCGACCCCGAAAAAGACGTTTCGATCAAACTTCTTTATGGCCTGATGTATGTCACCTTCGCAGTTGCGGTCTCATATCGGATCATTCATCCACTTATTTCTGAAAAACCGAAAAACGTTTATTATTCCTTCTATCTCATTCCGTCTGCTGTGATCCTTTGCCACCTTCTTGCTAAATCGGGAAGGGTAAAATTAGGCGCACATATAATGATCTTCTTACAATGGTTAGCACTTTGTATTGTGTCTATGAGAGAAGGTGGAGTGTATGCCACATCATTCTCTCAGTTTATGATCATTATAGTGCTTGCTTCTTTGATATTGGGACAAGTTGGAGCGTTATTCTACACACTATTATCTTTCTCTACAGGTCTCTTAAGTATTTATCTGAAATCCAAGGGAATGATACCGGCTCCAAATTATCCTGTAGGAGAATGGTCTGCATTCATAGGAAATTCCGTAGGCATATTTATGGCCTGGATCCTAATGAAATTTGGTTTATCAGGATTATCTAAAATAAGAGAAGAATTATCTAGAGCCCAGATCGACGCGAAGTTAGGAGGGATTACTCTTAATTTGGAAACTAAGGAAGTAACCTTATCCAAAGAATATCGTATCATGTTGGGAGATAAAACTGCGAAAGAATCTACTACAATCCTGATGGATCAATTTTTGGAGAGATATGTAGACGGAGATAATAAGGAAAAAATTGTATCAGAACTTGCAGAAGGAGCAAAACATTTTAACGATCCTTCTTATTCCACAGAATTTATTTTTAGAACCAAGGGAGATGATGGGAAAACCAGATATATTTTGGCCAAAGGTAAATATAAAGATTCTGTAATTGGTTATGGAACCGGCCAAGATATCACAGAAAAACATATTGCGGGAGAAGAGATCAAAGCGAGTCAGGAATTGTTCTCCAAAGTATTCAAGCTGAGTCCCTATGCTACTTCTATCTCAAACTACGAAGATGGAAAATATGTGGATATCAACGATGGTTTTACTGAATTACTCGGTTATACAAGAGAAGAGGTGATCGGTCGTACTAGTGTTGAGCTAGGCATCTGGTTAAGTTCCGACGAAAGAGAACATTTCAAGGAAAAGATCAAAAAAGACGGATTTTTATATAATGAAGAAGTAACATTCAGAGCCAAGGATGGACGTTATATCCAAGTGGAATTTTCCACTCGATTCACTGTGATCGATGGAGAAAAGCGTATGATCAATATGGTAAAAGATATTTCTTCTAAAAAAGAAGCGGCAGAATTAAGGATCCTGAATAATGAGATTTCCTCCCAGAACGAATTAATCGCAAAACAAAAAGCGGAATTAGAGTCTACGCTTGAATATCTTCAAAAAACCCAAAACCAATTGATACTTTCCGAAAAAATGGCATCTCTAGGACAGTTGGTTGCAGGGATTGCACATGAGATCAATAATCCTATTGGAGTCATCCGAGCGGCTAACGAGTCTGTCAAAAACCATTTCGATCGTGTCTTAGATAGAATGCAAGAGGCCGCTTCCGTTTTGGAAAATCTTGGCAATGAAGCCAAATTAGAATTCCAAACCTTATTAAAAAAAGGAAGAGCTTACCAGGAAATTATTCCTCCAAAGGTAGTAAGAGCTAAAACAAAAATTCTGGAATCTAGACTGAAAGAACTCGGGATCTCAGAATCTAGAAATATAGCAGAAGGTTTGATAGAAGCAGGCCTGGAAGAAGCTCTGGAAGATTTCCCAAAACTATTCATCGGAGAAAAAATCCAACATATTATCCAATATGCATTGGATGAGATCCAAGCAAGTAGAAGTTCCAAATTGGTGGATATGTCCGTAGACAGAACTTCTAAGATCGTTTATGCACTTAAGAACTTTTCCCACTTCAGCAATGGTGGACCGAAAGCTCCTGTGGATATCAGGGAAAGTATAGATACTGTTCTCACCATCTACCAAAATCAATTGAAGTCAGGAATAGAGATCATAAAAGAATATGAGGCAGGAATTCCTATCGTCCCAGGATATTCGGACGATCTATTGCATGTTTGGACTAACCTGATCTATAATGCGGCACAAGCGATGGCCTTCAAAGGGATCCTAAAAATAAACGTAGGTGCTGGAGGTGGAAAAGATCATATCTGCATTAAGATTTCGGATAACGGGCCTGGGATTCCGGAATCGATACAAGAAAGGATTTTCGAGCCATTTTTCACAACCAAGGCCCCGGGAGAAGGTTCCGGATTAGGATTGGATATAGTAAAACGTATCGTTGAAAACCACGGCGGATCTATCGGATTCGAAACTTCTCCGAAAGGAACTGCATTTTTAGTAATCTTGCCTCAGTGA
- the msrA gene encoding peptide-methionine (S)-S-oxide reductase MsrA: protein MSEQKDLEYAVLGGGCFWCVEAIYQLVDGVESIVSGYAGGHDPAPNYRSVCTGLTGHAEVIRVGFDPSKISYKNILEIFWEAHDPTTRNKQGNDEGPQYRSIILYENQSQKEIAEASRTEADPKFASPIVTEIVALEKFFPGENYHQNYFRLNPGQPYCHYVIRPKIEKFLKKKTH, encoded by the coding sequence ATGTCAGAACAAAAAGATCTGGAATACGCAGTTTTAGGTGGAGGATGTTTTTGGTGTGTCGAAGCAATCTACCAATTGGTGGATGGGGTAGAATCCATTGTCTCCGGATATGCGGGCGGACATGATCCTGCACCAAATTATAGATCGGTTTGCACTGGATTGACAGGGCATGCGGAAGTAATTCGAGTCGGATTCGATCCAAGTAAGATATCCTACAAAAACATTTTAGAAATTTTTTGGGAAGCACATGATCCTACTACCAGGAATAAACAGGGCAATGACGAAGGGCCTCAGTATAGAAGTATCATCTTATACGAAAATCAATCCCAGAAAGAAATTGCGGAAGCTTCCAGAACCGAAGCAGATCCTAAGTTCGCTTCTCCTATAGTAACTGAGATCGTTGCCTTAGAAAAATTTTTCCCGGGTGAAAATTATCATCAAAATTATTTCAGACTAAATCCTGGACAGCCCTATTGTCATTACGTGATCCGTCCTAAGATAGAAAAATTTCTGAAAAAGAAAACTCACTGA
- a CDS encoding DUF1564 family protein produces the protein MKFKLILNPKPIKSKSWKVKSPRESMPVCTLILPDKLYKNYLKTWSGSRPGARCLKDLLELYGPDLKFQEKLNPDSALMMYQKKEEGKQKDWSRLNFRPDIEDWNLLGNYARKHGVSKCYLFTFLLSRYFSGTPLQEFSQKKKVA, from the coding sequence ATGAAGTTCAAACTAATATTAAACCCCAAACCTATCAAAAGTAAATCTTGGAAGGTAAAATCTCCCAGAGAATCCATGCCAGTATGCACCCTGATTCTACCTGATAAACTATATAAAAATTATCTGAAAACGTGGAGTGGATCCAGGCCGGGAGCCAGATGTTTAAAGGATTTATTGGAATTATACGGACCGGATCTTAAATTCCAAGAAAAACTAAATCCGGATTCTGCTCTGATGATGTACCAAAAAAAAGAAGAAGGTAAACAGAAAGACTGGAGCCGCCTGAATTTCCGGCCGGATATAGAAGATTGGAACCTTCTGGGAAACTATGCAAGAAAACACGGAGTTTCCAAGTGTTACTTGTTTACGTTTTTATTAAGTAGATACTTTTCGGGTACTCCATTGCAGGAGTTTTCCCAAAAGAAGAAGGTGGCCTGA
- a CDS encoding cyclic nucleotide-binding domain-containing protein: MGINILEFINNVSVKTYLAGEEVFREKDPSNGMMYFVFTGALEIRKSYDGEERVIRNLEPGAFFGEIALINNVPRAATARVITEKAKIGILDQEMFYRIGQTNPKFFSILLNTTIQRLVSVEDEIAKLSSGQPIHPIRSRD; encoded by the coding sequence ATGGGAATTAATATTTTAGAATTCATTAATAACGTATCCGTTAAAACCTATCTAGCCGGCGAAGAAGTTTTTAGAGAAAAGGATCCTTCCAATGGAATGATGTATTTCGTATTCACTGGAGCTCTTGAAATCAGAAAGTCTTACGATGGAGAGGAAAGAGTAATTCGAAATTTGGAACCGGGAGCATTTTTCGGGGAAATCGCATTAATCAATAATGTACCGAGAGCCGCTACCGCAAGAGTCATCACTGAAAAAGCAAAAATAGGGATCTTGGATCAGGAAATGTTCTATCGGATCGGACAAACGAATCCTAAATTTTTTTCGATCCTTCTTAATACAACAATCCAAAGATTGGTTTCTGTAGAAGATGAGATCGCAAAATTAAGTTCAGGACAACCTATCCATCCGATCCGTAGCAGGGATTAA
- a CDS encoding Crp/Fnr family transcriptional regulator: MPTILDFVHSVFTRVYPKDSFIFKEGEESDGNMYFLFQGHLKVSKNRPDSGDKSIKEVFPGEFFGEIALISGRARAMSVQVLSPSAKVGVLNKGVFEKLEKTSPQFLLLLLKNTFEKLNRAEMKLENLYTEIHKKEESKATEAPAAEKESEVSETSEVTDSETAGEETPAEAAGNKES; this comes from the coding sequence ATGCCGACCATTCTGGACTTCGTTCATAGCGTTTTTACCCGGGTCTATCCCAAAGATTCCTTCATATTTAAAGAAGGAGAAGAGTCCGACGGAAACATGTATTTCCTATTCCAGGGGCATTTAAAGGTCAGCAAAAATCGCCCGGACTCAGGAGATAAATCTATTAAGGAAGTTTTTCCTGGAGAATTTTTCGGAGAAATCGCTTTGATTTCAGGAAGAGCCAGAGCTATGTCGGTCCAAGTTCTTTCTCCTTCTGCAAAGGTGGGCGTCCTGAATAAAGGTGTTTTCGAAAAACTGGAAAAAACAAGTCCTCAATTCCTTCTTTTACTTCTTAAAAACACTTTCGAAAAACTGAATCGAGCAGAGATGAAACTGGAAAATCTTTATACAGAGATCCATAAAAAAGAAGAATCCAAAGCTACAGAAGCACCGGCTGCCGAGAAGGAATCGGAAGTTTCAGAAACTTCTGAAGTCACTGACTCCGAAACTGCTGGGGAAGAAACTCCAGCTGAAGCTGCTGGAAATAAGGAATCATAA
- a CDS encoding universal stress protein — protein sequence MKVLISFANPKMGAKLFGLTRALFSKSKDNLSIVALHVVSVESKSEGFPILEEDEIFQAVREEAAGSEFSFETVGFPSDWIVPGIVEIAKSKEIDLLLLGAARSLFSDNLLGGKVGDVLRHLSDLDIAVLADNGLVAPIEPIIYSPGLDSAPLFPFSSGLSTFIEKPIPVLSGVNQSEFGMIQTNQFKPWIPFSLNAAADQTKNLAILEYNTYKSFHSVLLDRQGLSFLILRKGI from the coding sequence ATGAAAGTTCTAATTTCGTTTGCCAACCCCAAGATGGGAGCAAAACTTTTCGGGCTAACAAGGGCGCTATTCTCTAAGTCCAAAGATAATCTTTCCATAGTAGCGTTACACGTTGTTTCGGTAGAATCCAAATCCGAAGGATTTCCTATATTAGAAGAAGATGAAATTTTCCAAGCAGTTAGAGAAGAAGCTGCCGGTTCAGAATTCAGTTTTGAAACAGTAGGATTTCCTTCCGACTGGATTGTCCCGGGGATAGTAGAGATCGCAAAGAGTAAAGAGATCGATTTACTTCTATTAGGCGCTGCACGTTCTTTATTCTCCGATAATTTGCTTGGGGGAAAGGTGGGAGATGTACTCAGACATTTATCAGACCTAGACATCGCAGTACTTGCAGATAATGGATTAGTAGCTCCGATCGAGCCGATCATCTATTCTCCTGGTTTAGATTCCGCTCCGCTTTTTCCGTTTTCTTCCGGGCTTTCCACTTTTATAGAAAAGCCGATCCCAGTTCTTTCAGGCGTCAACCAATCAGAGTTCGGAATGATCCAGACCAATCAGTTTAAACCTTGGATTCCATTCTCTTTGAATGCGGCCGCAGACCAAACCAAGAACCTAGCGATTTTAGAATATAATACCTATAAATCCTTTCACTCGGTTCTATTGGACAGACAAGGACTTTCCTTCTTAATCTTAAGAAAAGGAATTTGA
- a CDS encoding TMEM175 family protein: MVAKKLKTKKQITTNETSPPAPVLTESGRTVAYSDAIFSIALTLMALEIKIPSPEQIGTKNLLVALGEAWPAYLSFLISFMIITVVWTNHHTIFRYVKYVDHNLTILNNLLLLNIIIIPFCSEMLGEYILLGNDNSKIAALIYGGWVALGGIPFNLVWRYGVKKEYLRNPEASLAEIEVISKHFIKGPYIYSFVTLLAFINVWLSIAGFVILILMYLVPTTWLFRKRKPA; the protein is encoded by the coding sequence ATGGTAGCTAAAAAACTTAAGACAAAAAAACAAATCACGACTAACGAAACTTCACCACCTGCACCTGTTTTGACCGAATCGGGACGCACCGTGGCTTATAGTGATGCAATCTTTTCCATAGCCTTAACTCTAATGGCACTTGAAATAAAAATTCCTAGTCCGGAACAGATCGGCACCAAAAATCTATTGGTTGCATTGGGAGAAGCTTGGCCTGCCTATTTAAGTTTTTTGATCAGCTTTATGATCATCACTGTAGTCTGGACCAATCACCATACTATTTTTAGATACGTCAAGTATGTGGATCATAATTTAACTATCCTAAACAATTTACTTTTATTGAATATAATCATCATTCCTTTCTGTTCCGAAATGTTAGGAGAATACATTCTTCTGGGCAATGATAACTCTAAAATTGCTGCTTTGATCTATGGAGGTTGGGTAGCCTTAGGAGGAATTCCTTTTAATCTAGTCTGGAGATACGGAGTTAAGAAAGAATATCTGAGAAACCCGGAAGCGAGCCTCGCAGAAATAGAAGTGATCTCTAAACATTTTATAAAAGGCCCTTACATTTATTCTTTTGTAACTCTACTCGCATTTATAAACGTTTGGCTGAGTATCGCAGGATTTGTGATATTAATCCTAATGTATTTGGTTCCAACCACTTGGTTGTTCCGAAAAAGAAAACCGGCCTAA
- a CDS encoding pyrimidine/purine nucleoside phosphorylase: MQQFENVTVIKKANVYFDGKVTSRTVLFSNGEKKTLGILMPGEYEFGTDDKEIMEILDGELLVQLPGNSEWKEIKGGQSFEVPANSKFKLNVKKLSDYCCSYLK, translated from the coding sequence ATGCAACAATTCGAGAACGTAACAGTAATCAAAAAAGCAAACGTATACTTTGACGGAAAGGTCACTAGTAGAACTGTATTATTCTCCAATGGGGAAAAAAAGACACTAGGTATCTTAATGCCTGGGGAATACGAGTTCGGAACCGACGATAAAGAAATTATGGAAATTTTAGACGGGGAACTTTTGGTACAACTACCCGGAAATTCCGAATGGAAGGAGATCAAAGGAGGACAATCTTTTGAAGTTCCTGCAAATTCCAAATTCAAACTGAACGTTAAAAAGCTCAGCGACTATTGCTGTTCCTATCTTAAGTAA